In Sphingopyxis sp. 113P3, one DNA window encodes the following:
- the bioD gene encoding dethiobiotin synthase: MTRRYLVTGTDTGIGKTIFSAALAGALGLPYWKPIQAGLDEETDSETVARLAGVRVHPEAYRLRAPASPHLAAERDGIAIDPEGLAPPAGDLLVEGAGGALVPVTRNILYADLFARWQIPVIVCARTALGTINHSLLTIEALKSRGVPLHGVAFIGEPHEDSETVIAAFSGAKRLGRLPRLDLLTRETLDAAFREHFVLADYP; the protein is encoded by the coding sequence ATGACTCGCCGCTACCTTGTCACCGGTACCGATACCGGCATCGGCAAGACCATATTCAGCGCGGCGCTCGCGGGCGCGCTCGGCCTGCCCTACTGGAAGCCGATCCAGGCGGGACTTGATGAGGAAACCGACAGCGAGACGGTCGCCCGCCTCGCGGGGGTACGCGTGCATCCCGAAGCCTATCGCCTTCGCGCCCCTGCCTCGCCGCACCTTGCGGCCGAGCGCGATGGCATTGCCATCGACCCAGAGGGGCTCGCTCCGCCCGCAGGCGACCTCCTGGTGGAGGGCGCAGGGGGCGCACTGGTCCCGGTGACGCGCAATATCCTTTATGCCGACCTTTTCGCGCGCTGGCAGATTCCGGTCATTGTCTGCGCGCGCACTGCGCTCGGCACGATCAATCACTCCCTGCTCACGATCGAGGCGCTGAAATCGCGCGGTGTCCCGCTCCACGGTGTCGCCTTCATCGGCGAGCCTCATGAAGACAGCGAAACGGTCATCGCCGCATTTTCGGGGGCCAAACGCCTCGGACGCCTCCCGCGGCTCGATCTCCTGACGCGGGAGACGCTGGACGCCGCATTCCGCGAGCATTTTGTCCTTGCGGATTACCCCTGA
- a CDS encoding 8-amino-7-oxononanoate synthase: MSSSNFPFRAHRANLAALAAEDRRRSLNPRKGVDFASNDYLALAGSYALSEAIAAGLERGIPAGSGGSRLLRGNHAEHEALEAHAARHYGSEAALFFSTGFAANAALFATLPQRGDLVVHDELIHASAHDGMKLGRAGRVDARHNDAQAFDDIIGRWRRGGGTGTPWIAVESLYSMDGDRAPLGDLAAVAERHDAVLVIDEAHATGVYGPAGQGLAHELADRENIITLHTCGKALGCEGALLCGPAIVRDFVVNRGRPFIFSTAPSPLVAWLVRHALEIVANEPERAARLHALVRRAETRLAPLGIAASGSQIIPILIGDNGRTMQIAAALQDAGFDVRGIRPPTVPHGTARLRIAITLNVDEPEIDAMVDALAAAMTAA; the protein is encoded by the coding sequence GTGTCGAGCAGCAACTTCCCCTTCCGCGCCCACCGCGCGAACCTGGCAGCGCTCGCGGCCGAAGACCGTCGCCGCAGCTTGAACCCGCGCAAGGGCGTCGATTTCGCTTCGAACGACTATCTTGCGCTTGCCGGCTCCTACGCCTTGAGCGAAGCGATCGCCGCGGGCCTCGAGCGCGGCATTCCCGCAGGCTCCGGGGGTTCCCGCCTCCTGCGCGGCAATCATGCAGAGCATGAGGCGCTCGAAGCCCACGCCGCGCGCCATTATGGCAGCGAGGCCGCGCTCTTCTTCTCGACCGGCTTTGCCGCAAATGCCGCGCTCTTTGCAACACTGCCCCAGCGCGGCGACCTCGTTGTCCACGACGAACTGATCCACGCCAGCGCGCACGATGGCATGAAACTTGGTCGCGCCGGGCGCGTCGACGCACGTCACAATGATGCTCAGGCTTTCGACGACATCATTGGGCGCTGGCGCCGCGGGGGTGGCACCGGCACACCCTGGATCGCCGTGGAAAGCCTCTATTCAATGGATGGTGACCGGGCACCGCTCGGCGACCTCGCCGCGGTCGCCGAACGCCACGATGCGGTCCTTGTCATCGACGAGGCGCACGCCACCGGCGTTTACGGCCCCGCCGGGCAGGGGCTCGCGCACGAGCTCGCGGACCGTGAAAATATCATCACTCTGCATACCTGCGGAAAGGCTTTGGGGTGCGAAGGGGCGCTGCTCTGCGGCCCCGCGATCGTCCGCGACTTTGTAGTCAACCGCGGCCGCCCGTTCATCTTCTCCACCGCGCCCTCACCGCTTGTCGCGTGGCTCGTGCGCCACGCACTTGAGATCGTCGCGAACGAGCCCGAGCGCGCAGCACGGCTCCATGCGCTCGTCCGCCGTGCCGAGACGCGCCTTGCACCGCTCGGCATCGCGGCGAGCGGCAGCCAGATCATTCCCATCCTCATCGGCGACAATGGCCGCACAATGCAGATCGCGGCCGCGCTTCAGGACGCGGGCTTTGATGTTCGCGGCATCCGCCCGCCCACCGTCCCCCACGGCACCGCACGGCTTCGCATCGCGATCACCCTCAACGTCGACGAGCCCGAGATCGACGCGATGGTCGATGCGCTCGCGGCCGCGATGACTGCGGCATGA
- the ilvC gene encoding ketol-acid reductoisomerase — translation MQVYYDRDADQDLIKGKKVAILGYGSQGHAHAQNLRDSGVKEVAIALRPGSATAKKAEGAGFQVMSNKEAAAWADVIMIAAPDEHQAKIHADDLADNMKAGAALAFAHGLNVHFGLIEPRADIDVFMVAPKGPGHTVRSEYQKGGGVPCLIAVDQDTTGNAKAIALSYASAVGGGRSGIIETTFKEECETDLFGEQAVLCGGITHLIQAGFETLVEAGYAPEMAYFECLHETKLIVDLLYEGGIANMRYSISNTAEYGDIKTGPRIITDETKAEMKRVLADITSGRFVKDFVLDNQAGQPELKASRKAAAAHPIEKTGAELRAMMPWIAKNKLVDKAVN, via the coding sequence ATGCAGGTTTATTATGATCGCGACGCCGACCAGGATCTGATCAAGGGCAAGAAGGTCGCCATCCTCGGTTACGGCAGTCAGGGCCACGCCCATGCCCAGAATCTTCGCGATAGCGGGGTGAAGGAGGTTGCGATCGCGCTCCGTCCAGGTTCGGCGACCGCGAAGAAGGCCGAGGGTGCGGGCTTCCAGGTGATGTCGAACAAGGAAGCGGCTGCCTGGGCCGACGTCATCATGATCGCCGCTCCCGACGAGCATCAGGCAAAGATCCACGCCGACGACCTTGCGGACAATATGAAGGCAGGTGCCGCGCTCGCCTTCGCGCACGGCCTCAACGTCCACTTCGGCCTCATTGAACCGCGCGCCGACATCGACGTCTTCATGGTCGCGCCCAAGGGCCCCGGCCACACAGTGCGCAGTGAATATCAAAAGGGCGGCGGCGTCCCCTGCCTGATCGCGGTGGATCAGGATACGACGGGAAATGCCAAGGCCATCGCCCTCTCCTACGCATCTGCCGTGGGCGGCGGGCGCAGCGGCATTATCGAGACGACCTTCAAGGAAGAGTGCGAAACCGACCTTTTCGGCGAACAGGCGGTCCTGTGCGGCGGTATCACGCACCTCATCCAGGCAGGGTTCGAGACGCTGGTCGAGGCGGGCTATGCGCCCGAGATGGCCTATTTCGAGTGCCTCCACGAAACCAAGCTGATCGTCGATCTTCTCTATGAAGGCGGTATTGCAAACATGCGATATTCGATCTCGAACACCGCCGAATATGGCGACATCAAGACCGGCCCGCGCATCATCACCGACGAAACGAAAGCCGAGATGAAGCGCGTTCTCGCGGACATCACCTCGGGCCGCTTCGTCAAGGATTTCGTCCTCGACAACCAGGCCGGCCAGCCCGAACTCAAGGCGAGCCGAAAGGCAGCCGCTGCTCACCCGATCGAAAAGACGGGCGCTGAGCTGCGGGCGATGATGCCGTGGATCGCGAAGAACAAGCTGGTGGACAAGGCGGTCAACTGA
- the ilvN gene encoding acetolactate synthase small subunit: MKITTETGERHVLAVTVDNEAGVLAKITGLFTARGYNIESLTVADITADHALSRITIVTSGPPPIIDQIIAQLDRLVPVHKVTDLTDQGAHVEREIALVKVAGTGDKRIEALRLADVFRAKVVDTTINSFIFEITGNSEKVDRFIALMRECGLVEVGRTGVVAIARGAEAL, encoded by the coding sequence ATGAAAATCACAACCGAAACGGGCGAGCGCCACGTGCTCGCCGTTACCGTCGACAACGAGGCGGGCGTGCTCGCCAAGATCACCGGCCTGTTCACGGCGCGCGGCTATAATATCGAAAGCCTGACGGTGGCGGACATCACCGCCGACCATGCGTTGTCGCGCATTACGATCGTCACCTCCGGCCCGCCGCCGATCATCGACCAGATCATCGCGCAGCTCGACCGTCTTGTCCCCGTCCACAAGGTCACCGACCTCACCGATCAGGGCGCGCATGTCGAGCGCGAGATCGCGCTCGTGAAGGTCGCGGGCACGGGCGACAAGCGAATCGAGGCACTGCGGCTTGCCGACGTGTTCCGCGCGAAGGTCGTCGACACGACGATCAACAGCTTCATCTTCGAGATCACGGGCAACAGCGAAAAGGTCGACCGCTTCATTGCGCTGATGCGCGAATGCGGGCTGGTCGAGGTCGGACGCACCGGCGTCGTCGCAATCGCTCGCGGCGCGGAGGCGCTCTAG
- the ilvB gene encoding biosynthetic-type acetolactate synthase large subunit: protein MTEMSGADMVVQALVDLGVDTVFGYPGGAVLPIYDALFNHPRIKHILVRHEQAATHAAEGYARATGRPGVVLVTSGPGATNAVTGITDALLDSIPMIVLTGQVPTTLIGTDAFQECDTVGITRHCTKHNYLVMDPDRLGPILHEAFYIATHGRPGPVVIDIPKNVQVAVGTYSVPARIEHQSYRPQVEPDAAAIADAIELIAAAERPIFYTGGGVINAGPDASAALRQLVGLTGAPITSTLMGLGAFPSDDPKWLGMLGMHGTYESNMAMNRADLIIAVGARFDDRVTGRLDAFAPHAKKIHIDIDRSSINKIVPVDVAVLSDAGRALDALIAAWQERGHRARDLGEWWRRIDGWRATRCLDFPEKKDGAAEIMPQRAVKALFEATRGRDPIITTEVGQHQMWAAQHFGFSAPNRWLTSGGLGTMGYGFPAAVGAQIAKPDRLVICIAGEASLQMNIQEMGTVSQYRLPVKIFILNNEWMGMVRQWQELTYESRYSNSYSDSLPDFVKLAEAYGWTGLRIDTLGELEEGIQTMLDTPGPVIVDCRVAKLANCFPMIPSGAAHTDMILQPSDVTGTMDDEAKALV from the coding sequence GTGACGGAAATGAGCGGTGCCGACATGGTGGTTCAGGCGCTGGTCGACCTTGGGGTCGACACAGTGTTCGGCTATCCGGGCGGCGCGGTCCTTCCCATCTACGACGCGCTCTTCAATCACCCCAGGATCAAGCATATCCTCGTCCGCCACGAGCAGGCGGCGACCCATGCCGCCGAAGGTTACGCCCGCGCCACGGGCAGGCCCGGCGTCGTGCTCGTGACCTCGGGACCGGGCGCGACCAATGCCGTCACCGGCATCACCGATGCGCTGCTCGATTCCATTCCGATGATCGTCCTCACCGGCCAGGTGCCGACGACTCTGATCGGCACCGACGCGTTCCAGGAATGCGACACGGTCGGCATCACGCGTCACTGTACCAAGCATAATTATCTCGTGATGGACCCCGACCGCCTGGGTCCGATCCTGCACGAGGCCTTTTACATCGCTACCCACGGCCGCCCGGGGCCGGTGGTTATCGACATTCCGAAGAATGTGCAGGTTGCAGTCGGCACCTATTCGGTGCCGGCACGCATCGAGCATCAAAGCTATCGCCCGCAGGTCGAGCCCGACGCGGCCGCTATTGCCGACGCGATCGAGCTCATCGCGGCGGCCGAGCGACCGATCTTCTACACCGGCGGCGGCGTGATCAACGCAGGCCCCGATGCGAGTGCGGCGCTGCGCCAGCTCGTCGGGCTGACCGGCGCGCCGATAACCTCGACGCTGATGGGTCTCGGCGCCTTCCCGTCGGACGATCCCAAGTGGCTCGGCATGCTTGGCATGCACGGAACCTATGAATCGAATATGGCGATGAACCGCGCCGACCTCATCATTGCGGTCGGAGCGCGCTTCGATGACCGCGTGACGGGCCGCCTCGACGCCTTTGCGCCGCATGCGAAGAAGATCCACATCGACATCGATCGCAGCTCGATCAACAAGATCGTCCCCGTCGATGTCGCCGTGCTCAGCGATGCCGGGCGCGCGCTCGACGCGCTGATTGCGGCATGGCAGGAGCGCGGGCACAGGGCGCGCGATCTTGGCGAATGGTGGCGCCGCATCGACGGCTGGCGTGCGACGCGCTGTCTGGACTTCCCCGAAAAGAAGGACGGGGCCGCCGAAATCATGCCGCAGCGCGCGGTTAAAGCGCTCTTCGAGGCAACGCGGGGGCGCGATCCCATCATCACCACCGAGGTTGGCCAGCACCAGATGTGGGCGGCGCAGCATTTCGGCTTTTCGGCGCCCAACCGCTGGCTGACCAGCGGCGGGCTCGGCACGATGGGCTACGGCTTCCCCGCCGCGGTAGGCGCGCAGATCGCCAAACCTGACCGCCTTGTCATCTGTATCGCGGGCGAAGCCTCGCTCCAGATGAACATCCAGGAAATGGGAACGGTCAGCCAGTACCGCCTGCCAGTCAAGATCTTCATCCTCAACAATGAATGGATGGGAATGGTCCGCCAGTGGCAGGAGCTGACCTATGAAAGCCGCTATTCGAACAGCTATTCGGACAGCCTGCCTGATTTCGTGAAGCTCGCTGAGGCCTATGGCTGGACGGGCCTGCGCATCGACACGCTCGGGGAGCTCGAAGAGGGAATACAGACCATGCTCGACACGCCGGGTCCGGTGATAGTCGATTGCCGCGTGGCCAAGCTCGCCAACTGCTTCCCGATGATCCCGTCGGGCGCAGCGCACACCGACATGATCCTCCAGCCGAGCGATGTGACCGGCACGATGGACGACGAAGCCAAGGCGCTGGTGTAA
- the miaA gene encoding tRNA (adenosine(37)-N6)-dimethylallyltransferase MiaA: MVSPSTSRGLKPPLALIAGPTASGKSALAVALAQAVGRAQVVNADASQVYRDLAILSARPTPAEMAGVPHRLFGHVDGCDTYNAARWAADARRALARAWEDEDVPILVGGTGLYLRTLLYGIAPVPDIDPAIRAEVRALPPAEAHAALARLDPSAAERLPPADTARVSRALEVVRATGRTLAHWQQAREGGIASEVALFPLVLLPPREWLRARCDARLEAMFEAGAAEEVAALIARGLGPELPVMRAIGVQQVAQWLQGQATREEALERAQAATRQYAKRQYTWFRHQPPQDWPRHDESLSIDSIIEIAIKLRDRLLTG, encoded by the coding sequence ATGGTGTCTCCTTCTACCTCCAGAGGGCTCAAGCCCCCGCTCGCGCTTATCGCCGGGCCGACCGCGAGCGGCAAGAGCGCGCTGGCTGTCGCTTTGGCGCAGGCGGTAGGTCGCGCGCAAGTGGTGAATGCCGACGCAAGCCAGGTTTATCGCGATCTGGCGATTCTCTCGGCGCGTCCCACGCCGGCGGAGATGGCGGGTGTGCCCCACCGTCTGTTCGGCCATGTTGACGGCTGCGATACCTATAATGCGGCGCGCTGGGCCGCCGACGCGCGCCGCGCGCTTGCCCGCGCATGGGAGGACGAGGATGTACCGATTCTCGTCGGGGGGACCGGCCTTTATCTGCGCACTCTCCTCTACGGCATCGCTCCCGTGCCCGACATCGACCCCGCCATCCGCGCCGAGGTCCGCGCCCTGCCTCCCGCCGAGGCGCACGCTGCGCTCGCCCGTCTCGACCCCTCGGCCGCCGAGCGCTTGCCCCCCGCCGATACGGCGCGCGTCTCGCGCGCGCTGGAGGTGGTTCGCGCCACCGGTCGCACGCTGGCCCACTGGCAGCAGGCGCGCGAGGGCGGGATCGCATCCGAGGTCGCGCTCTTCCCGCTAGTTCTCCTGCCGCCCCGCGAATGGCTGCGCGCGCGCTGCGACGCTCGGCTCGAGGCAATGTTCGAGGCCGGTGCGGCCGAGGAAGTCGCGGCGCTCATCGCGCGCGGACTCGGCCCTGAACTTCCCGTCATGCGCGCAATCGGGGTGCAGCAGGTCGCACAGTGGCTGCAAGGCCAAGCCACCCGCGAGGAGGCCCTGGAGCGCGCGCAGGCAGCAACGCGCCAATATGCAAAGCGGCAATATACCTGGTTCCGCCACCAACCACCCCAGGATTGGCCACGCCATGACGAATCATTATCGATCGATTCTATAATCGAAATTGCAATAAAATTACGTGATAGATTATTGACAGGATAG